CAATCCGCCTGAACCGCCGGGAGCTCCATCGCCATGACCGCTCTTTCGATCCTGCTCGTCGTCGTCGCCGCGGCGGTGCTCGTCGGCCTCGTCCAGCGCCGCCGCTCCGGCCGACTCCGGGTGACCGCACCGTCCGGTCCGCAACGATCGGAACTGCTCGCCACCGCGGGCGTCGCCGCCGGCCGACCCGCGGTACTGCACTTTTCCGCCGACTGGTGCGCGCCGTGCGCCGCGGTCCGCACCGTGGTAAGCCAAGCGGTCACCGAACTGGCCGACCAGCCCAACCCACCGGCCGACATCGAACTCGACATCGATCGAAACCCCTCGCTGGCAAAGGAGCTGGGAGTTCTGTCGCTGCCCACCACCTTCATCTTCGACGCCGAGTTGATCGAGCGCTTCCGGATCTCCGGGGTGCCGGCCGTGGCCGACCTGCGCTCAGCTTTGAGCCCACTCAGCCGCAAAGGGTAGGATCGGTTCCGTGGAACGCCGCCACGAACCGTTGCTGACCAAGCGCCGCACAGTCGATCTGTGCCGCCTCGGCGGCTGCTGTTGCCTCTGCTTCTGATTGCCGTCGGGCCGCTCGGCCCGTTCGACCGCCGATCGTGGCGGGACGTCATCGATATCGATACGGCATGGCGTCGGGCTCGACGCCTCCGGTTGTTTCCTTATCCGATCAGGAGCAGTTCTGTGTCCATCTCGTCTATCCCCGATTCCCCCGCGCGCCCGGCCACAGACCGGGTCGACGTCCGTGGCCCTCGCTTCGCCGCCTGGATCACCACCGCCGTGCTCGTGTCCGTGCTGCTCGTCTCGACCGTCTCCAGTGGCGTCGCCGGCGCCATCCTGGCCGCACAGGCCGTCGTCTTCGCCGTCGGTGCCGCGCGTGGTCCGCGGCACCATCCCTACGGCCGGGTCTTCGCGACCATGGTGGCGCCGCGGCTGAGCCCGCCTACCGAGTGGGAACCGGCCGCACCGCTGAGGTTTGCCCAGTTGGTCGGTTTCGTCTTCGCCGCGGTCGGCGTGCTCGGCTTCGCGCTCGGCTCTCCGGTCGGCCTCGTCGCCACCGGCGGCGCCCTGTTCGCCGCCCTGCTCAATGCCGCCTTCGGCATCTGCCTCGGCTGCCAGGCGTATCCGCTGTTCGTCCGGCTGCGCTCGGCTGGCTGATCCGGCGCGACATCGACTTTCCCACCGAACATCGAAAGGAACATATATGGCTCGCTCCGACGTCCTGGTCTCCGCCGACTGGGCCGAAGAGAACCTGAACACCCCCGGGACCGTCTTCGTCGAGGTCGACGAGGACACCGCCGCCTACGACGGCGGGCACATCGAGGGTGCGGTGAAGCTCGACTGGCGCACCGACCTGCAAGATCCGGTCCGGCGCGATTTCGTCGACGCCGACCGGTTCGGTGCGTTGCTGTCCGAGCGCGGCATTGCCAACGACGACCAGGTGGTGCTCTACGGCGGCAACAACAACTGGTTTGCCGCGTATGCGTACTGGTACTTCAAGCTGTACGGCCACGACAACGTGAAGCTGCTCGACGGCGGCCGCAAGAAGTGGGAGTTGGACGGCCGCCCGCTGTCCACCGCCGCGGTGAGCCGGCCGGCCACCGAGTACAAGGCCGGTGCGCCGGACAACTCGATCCGGGCGTTCCGGGACGAGACGGTAGCGGCGATCGGCAACCAGAACCTGGTCGACGTCCGTTCCCCCGACGAGTTCTCCGGCAAGATCTTGGCGCCGGCGCACCTGCCGCAGGAGCAGTCGCAGCGACCCGGCCATATCCCGGGTGCGCTCAACGTCCCGTGGAGCAAGGCAGCCAACGAAGACGGCACGTTCCGCTCCGACGACGAGCTGACCGAGATCTACCACGCCGCCGGCCTGGACGGCTCGAAGGCGACCATCGCCTACTGCCGGATCGGCGAGCGCTCCAGCCACACCTGGTTCGTGCTGCATGAGCTGCTCGGCCACACCGATGTCAAGAACTACGACGGGAGCTGGACCGAATACGGCTCGCTCGTAGGTGTTCCGATCGAATTGGGAGCGTGATCGTCATGTGTGCTGCACCGACCCAGGGCCAGAACCTGCCGGCCGGCGTCGACGTGGAGAAGGAAACCGTGATCAGCGGCCGGGTGCTCGGCGACGACGGCCATCCGGTCGGTGGCGCGTTCGTGCGGCTGCTGGACGGCTCGGGCGAGTTCACCGCCGAGGTCGTCTCCTCCGGCACCGGTGATTTCCGGTTCTTCGCCGCGCCCGGGGCGTGGACCGTACGGGCGCTCTCGTCGTCCGGCAACGGCACCGCCCAGATCCAACCGGAAGGCAACGGCGTCCACACCGTGGACGTGCTGGTCTCGGCCTGAACCGACCCCGAGATCATTACGGCCCCGGCACGATTGATTCGTGCCGGGGCCGTAGACTCGGCAGGATGGTCCTCGTCTTCGAAATCCTCCTGGTGCTTGCGGCTGTCGCCATCACCTGGTTCGGCCTGTACGTGGTCTATCGCCTGGTCACCGACGAGTCGTGAGTACCGAAGAGCCCGCCGAGTCGGCGCAGACCAACGCCGCCGTATCGCAAGCCGCTGAACGAGCCAAGCTGACCGGCGGCCGGAACCTACCGGCACTTCCCGACCTGCCGATCCCCGCCGACACCGCAAATCTGCGTGAGGGCGCCGACCTGAACCACGCGCTGCTCGCCTTGCTGCCGATGGTCGGCGTTTGGCGCGGCACCGGCGAGGGTAGCGACCCCGAGCGGGGCGACTACCACTTCGGCCAGCAGATCGTCGTATCCCATGACGGCCGGGACTACCTGAGCTGGGAATCACAGACCTGGGTGCTCGACGAGGCCGGCGACTATGCCGGACAAGACCTGCGGGAGAGCGGCTTCTGGCGGGTCAACACCGGCGACGGCACCCCGGACGAGGAACAGTTGGAGCTGCTGTTATCCCACAGCGACGGCGTGGTCGAGCTGTACTACGGGCTAGCGCTGAACCAGTCGTCCTGGGAGATCGCCACCGACGTGGTGATCCGCAGCCGGTCCGGCGCGGTGATCGGCGGCGCCAAGCGGCTGTACGGCATCGTCGACGGCGGGGACCTGGCCTACGTGGAGGAGCGGGTCGTCGCCGACGGGCCGCTGCGGCCCCGGCTGTCGGCCCGGCTGCAGCGCTACATCGGCTGATTCGCTGCGGTCGGACACCGAGAACGCGGCCGATCCGGCGATATCCGCGACCGGGACGTGGTGTCCCCGGCCGTAGCGCTTACTGCGCGCTGGGCAGGTAGTCGCCGTCGCGCCGGCGCACCCACAGCACGCCGTCACCCGCGGTCGCCCCGGCCAGCTTCAGCTCCCGTTTGAGGATCTTGTTCGTCGCGGTGCTCGGCAGGTCGGCGGCGATCCGGACGTAGCGGGGCCACGCCTTCGGCGAAAGGTCTGCCTGCGCACCGAGGAACTCGGCGAATGCAGCCGGGGTCAGCTCGGCGTCGGCGCGCAGCACCAGCGCGGCCATCACCGCGTCGCCGACCTGCCCGTCCGGTACGCCGTACACCGCGACCCGGCTGAGCCCGGGCAGCCGGGTCAGGATCCGTTCGATCGGCCCGGCGGCGAGGTTTTCCCCGTCCACCCGCATCCAGTCCGCGGTCCGCCCGGCCAGATAGATCCAGCCGTCCCGGTCCCGGTAGCCGAGATCGCCGGACCAGTACATCTGCCCGCGCATTCGCTCGGCGGTCGCCGCGTCGTCGTTGTAGTAGCCGGCGAACAGGCCACCGCCGCCGGTGTTGACGATCTCGCCGATCGCCTCGTCGGCGTTGGTCAGCGCACCATGCTCGTCGAACTCGGCTGCGGCACACTCGGTCCCGGTCGCCGAGCGGTACACCGCCACACCGGGAAAGCCCTTGCCGATCGAGCCGGGCGGGGTGCCGGGTTCGCGGGTGATGATCACCGCCAGTTCGGTCGAGCCGTAGCCGTCCCACACGGTGCAGTCGAACCGCCGGCCGAACTCGTCGATGTCGCGGTCGCTGGCCTCGTTCCCGAACGCCACCCGTAGCGGGTTGTCGGCGTCGTCGGGGCGTTCCGGGGTGGCCAGCAGGTACGCCAGAGGTTTGCCGACGTAATTCATGTAGGTCGCACCGTACCGGCGGATATCGGCGAGGAATCCGGTGGCGGAGAACTTGGCCGGTGCGATCGCTGCGCCGGCGCCGATCGCCACGCTGTACCCACCGAGGATCGCCGCCGAGTGGAACAGCGGCATCGAGAGATAGCACACGTCGTCGGCGCCCAGGCCGAACCGATCGATCAACGGCGGACCGGCGAACGGCAACATCAGGTGCGGTAGCCGAACCGGTTTCGGATTACCGCTGGTGCCCGAGGTGAAGATGAGCATGAACGGGTCCATTGCGGTGGGCACGCGCAGCGGGGTCAGCGCGCCTGCGCCGGCGACCAGGTCGGCCCATTCGGCCGAAGTGGTGTCGAAGACCCGGACACCGGGGAGCTCCAGCCCGTCCAGCAGCGGCCGATGCTCGGCATCGACCAGCAGCAGCTGGACATCCGCGCGCGCGATGTCGGCGGTCAGCGCGGCGCCGCGGCGGGTGTCGTTCAGGCCGACGGTGACGTATCCGCCGAGCGCGCCGGCCGCCAGGGCGGTGAGCATGTCCGGCGTGTTGCCGAGCAGGGTGCCGACGTGCACCGGCCGCGCCGGGTCGGCCACCGAGAGCAGCGCCGCCGCCCACCGGCGTGCCTCCGCGACGTGCTCACGCCAGGTCCAGGAGCGGTCCTGCCAGAGAATCGCGACGCCGTCGTCGTCGCTGCGAGCTTCGAGCAGAGCGGTCACCGTGTCGGCCATGACTCAAATCTAGAACGTGTTCGCCGGGCTGAGAACAGATTGGACGAACTCTCCACCAGGGCTTTTATCACGCGGCACCGCCGCCTGCGAACGGCCGTCCGGCGGTAGTTCATCCATGTAAAGCGTTGTGCGCCAAGGCGATATCGATCCACTCGGCCAGATCCGCGTCGCCGGCGATCGCGCTCTCGGCGACGCCGATCCAGCCGGTGCCCATCGATCGGCCCGCACCCATCTCCGGCCGGTATGCTCCAGGCCGGGTGAGCAGCTCGGCGTCGCGATCGTCGGGTACCCGGACCAGCAGATCGCCGCTGCGCCGGGCGTGCACGATCATCTTCTCGCGCACCATGAACGCGGTGCCGCCGAACATCCGGGCCTCCCGGAACGGGAGGCCGTCGGCGAGGATCGCCCGGATCCGCGGGACGAGGTCCACCGTGGCGGAGCTCATGCCGCCGGTGCGGTCGTGGTCATATGCCACTCCTCTGTTCGTCCGGGAGAAGCGGACATCGGGATGGAAGCTGGCCGCATTCGAACGCAACCACGCGCTATACAACATCATGCGACGAGCTGATACGCCGCGCCCCGCTAAGGAGGAACTGCGCGCCTACATCCCGGCCAACGTCCCGATGCCGCCCGACCTCCCCTGAACCGGCAAAGCGCGCCATGATGCACTGTAAGTGATGGGGTGATAGGCATGAGTTACAAGTATTTCGCCGATGACGACTACGCCGTGTATCGGGTCGACGCGGCAGCGCCGGACGAGGGGCTCGCGCCGGCGGAGAGGTTCTCGGGCGCCACCTCGGAGTGGTTTCCGCTGCTCTACGCGCAGCGGGATCCGCAGTGTCTCGCCGCAAAGATGATGAACGGGGACGTGCAGCAGGTGAGCGAGCGGGAAGCGTTACGGGTGTGTGAAGTGATCCGCGTCCGGGACACCCAACCTTAAGCGCAGCGGCCCTGACCTCCTGGTGTTGTCTGAGGTGGTGCTGATCTGGGCGCAAGCCCGGAACACCACAATCGGTTTTCGCAACGCGCTGCCGTGGCGCATCCCGGAAGACCTGGCACAGGTCACACGCCGCCGGCTGCGGCCGGACATCGTCCAGGTAGGAGCGCACCGCGGCCAGACCGTCGATCCGGACGACGCAATCACAAGTGAATGCTTGTACTCATATCCATGCGGAGGACCCGATCGGCCCGGTGATCCGGCGGGAGCTGGTGGGTCACCAGCACCACGCCCCGCTCGGCCGCCACCAGCCCGCTTTCCCGATCCAGTAAGGCGCGCACAAGGTCCGCGCCCTGCTCGGCGTCCAGGTGCTCGGTCGGCTCGTCCAGCAGCAGGATCTGCGCCGGGGCGAGCAGTGCGCGGGCCAACAGCAGTCGGCGTCGCTGCCCCCCGGACAGGGCGGCGGCACCGCCGATCAGATCGGTATCCAGCCCGTCCGGCAGCTCGGCGACCCAGCCGCCGAGCCCGACGGCGGTCAGGGCCCGGACCGCCTCGGCCGGGGTGACGTCGCCGCGCCCGACCCGCAGGTTCTCCAGCACCGAGGTTTCGAATACGTGCGCGTCCTCGGCGAAGAAGGTGGCGCCGGGCTGCTGCTCGGCCAGCCCGAGCAGCAGCGTGGTCTTGCCGCTGCCGCTGGGCCCGACGATCGCCACCCGGCAGCCGACCGACACCTCCGGCAACTCCACCGGGCGCCGGCCGCTCACCGGGAGCAACGGCGCCGGCGCCCGGATCGCGACCAGCGCCTGCGCAGCTGCCGGTAGCTGACCGACCGCCTCGAACGCGGCCAGCGGAAACAGCATCAGCACGACGAGCGCAGTGGGCCGCACCTCGGTCAGCGGCACCGTGGTCATCGCGTACCCGATCCACAGCACCGTCAGGATCACCGCCCCTTGCGCCGCCGGCACCACCGCGGCGGCATAGGCCGAGCGCGCCCGGGCCCGCTGCTGTCGCCGGCCGGCCCGCTCCCGGGCCCCGGCTGCCTGGGCCACCACCTCGGTCAGCCGGCCACCGACCCGCAACTCGGCCGCATGGTCGAGCGCCAGCGCGGCCCGGCCGGCCGCGGTTGCCCGATCGACCGCTGCGGCCTGTTCGGCGGCGCGACTCGCGCGCGCGCCGGCGATCGGGCCGAGCGCCCCGGACAGGACCAAGCCGGCCAGCAACGCCGCCGCAGCCGGTAGCGAGATCGCCGCCAGCAGCGCGACCGCCGCGAGGGACGTGATCGCGGCGACCACGATCGGTACGGCGGCCCGCACCACCAGCGCAGTCAGCTCGTCGATGTCGCGACCGAACCGAAGCACCAGCTCGCCGCGGTCGAGGGCGACGACCGAACCGGGATCGGCCGCGGCGAGGCGCCGGTACCGATCTACCCGTAGGTCGGTCGCCCCACGCAACGCCAGGTCGTGCGATACCAATCGTTCGGCGTATCGCAGCCCACCGCGGGCCAACCCGAGCGCCCGTACCGCGACGACCGCGACGGTCAGCTCCAGCACCGGCGGCATCTGCCACGCCCGCGCGATCAGCCAGGCAGCGACCGCGGCCAGGCCGAGCGCACTCAGCTGCGCGCCTACCCCGAGCACCAGCACCAGCAGCGCGCGGCCCGGGCGAGCACGCAGCAGTTCGAGCGCGGACCGGAGCGACTCAACCATCAATGACCATCCCGACACCAGGGACTACGGCATCACCAGGAACTACGGCGATCACCTCGTCGGCCGCCGCCAGCACGGCCGGGCGATGTCCGATCAACACCACCGTCGCGCCGGCCCGGGCCCGCTCGCGCAGCGCGGCGAGGACCGCCGCCTCCCGCTCGTCGTCCAGATGCGCGGTCGGTTCGTCGAGCAGCAGCACCGGCGCGTCCGCGGCGAGCACCCGGTCGAGCGCGAGCCGCTGCCGCTCGCCGAGCGAGAGCTCGGTCCGGTCGAGCAGGTCGATCGCGGTCCCGGCGGCGGCCGGCAGCACGGTCGGCCGCTGCGGTAACCAGGCCACCCGCGACCACCACCAGTCCAGGTCCAGTTCCGGCAGCGGGACGCCGTCGACCAGCACCCGGCCGCGGTCCGGCGCGAGCAGGCCGAGGGCGACGTCGAACGCGGTGGACTTGCCGGCACCGTTGCCGCCGGTGAGCACGGTGACCCGGCCCGGCCGGGCGAGCGCCGTGAGCCCGGCCGGCGCCATACCGGACCGACCGGCCACCGCCACGTCCTGCCACTGCAGGACACCCAGCGGCACCTCCGGCCGACCGGTCCCGGACGCCGCACCGGCGGGCACCGCGAGCAGCGCATAGGCCGAGTCCAGGGCGGCGAGCCCGTCCTCGGCGGCGTGGTATCGCTCGCCCAGCGTGCGGAGCGGCCGGTACGCCTCGGGTGCCAGGATCAGTGCGACCAGTGCCGCCTGCAGCCCGACCTCGCCGAACACCAGGCGCATGCCGATCCCGACCGCGACCAGCGCGACCGACAGCGTCGCCACCAGCTCCAGCACCAGCGCGGACAGGAACGCGATCCGTAAGCCGCCGAGCGCGGTCTGCCGGTAGGCGGCACCGAGTTCGGCGATCCGGGCGGCGGGCCCACCCGCGCGGTTCAGCGCCCGCAACGTGGGCAGGCCGGCGACCAGGTCCAGGGTGCGGCCGGACAGTCGGGTCATCCGGTCCAGCGTGGCGGCCGCCCGGCCGCGGGTGAGCAGCCCGATCAGCACCATGAACACCGGGATCAGCGGCAGGGTCACCAGCACGATGGCCGCCGACATCAGGTCGGCACGGGCGATGCCGACGAGCACGACCGGCGGCACCAGCACCGCCGCCAGCAAGGCCGGCAGATAGCCGGACAGATAGGGACGCAGCGCCCGCAGCCCGGTCGTGACGAGCACCGTCGCCCGCGTCCGGGTGCGCTCCAGCTCGCGTGGGGCCAGCGTGACGACGTGCTGTAGCACCCGGTTTTCCAGCTGGTCGATCACCGTATCCGCGGCACGGTCGCCCTGCCGGTTGCCGGCCAGGGTCAGCCCGACCCGCAGCCCGAGCGCCACCACCAACGCGACCAGGTCGGCGCCCTCGGGTGCGGTCCGCGCCACGATCGCCGACACGGCCGCCGCCGCCGTGGTCGCCACGATCACGATCGCTACTGCGTCGAGCACCGCGAGCAGCGTGCTGTACCCCAGGTGCACCCGAACCGCGGCGGAGTCCCGGAGCAGCCGCGGATCGACCGGCTTCATCTCGGTCCGGCCGAGATCCGCCGGCGGAAGACGTAATAGGTCCAGCCCTGGTACAGCACCACCACCGGCGCGCCGATCGCGGCGAGCCAGCCGAGCACCCGCAGCGTGTAGGGCGAGGAGGCGGCGTCGGCAACGCTCAGGTCGTATTGCCCGCCGAGGGTCGACGGCAGCACGTTCGGCCAGAGCGCGGTGAACATCAGCGCGGCGAGGCCCGCTACGGCCACCGTGGTGGCGGCGAACGCCCAACCGTCCCGACCCCGCCGCGCGGCAATCCCGGCAAGCCCGACTGCGAGCACACTGCCGACGGCGAGCGGCCAGGTGACCGCCCGGCCGAACTCCAGCTGGGTCCAGCCGACGAACGCCACGACGATCGCACCGACCGGCAGCGTCAGCCGGCGGACCAGCCGCACCGCGTCGGCACGCACCGAATCGGCGGTCTTCAGGGCCAGGAAGGTCGCGCCGTGCAGCGCGAACAGCGCCACGAACGTCGCCCCGCCGAGCAGCGCGTAGCCGCCGAACAGTGCACCAAACCGATCGGCTACCCGGCCGTCGGCGCCCACCGCGACGCCGCGCAACAGGTTGGCCAGCACCAGTCCCCAACCGAATGCCGTTGTCCACGAGGAGATTTCGATCACCAGGTCACATCGCGCCCGCCAGCGCGGCGCATCGACCTTGCTCCGGTATTCGAGCGCGCACACCCGCACGATCAGCGCGAGCAGCACCAGCAGAATCGGCAGGTACATGCCGGAGAACAGGCCCGCGTACCAGGCCGGGAAGGCGGCGAACATCGCCCCGACGGCGGTGATCAGCCACACCTCGTTGCCGTCCCAGACCGGGCCGATGGTCGCCATGATCGCAGCCCGGCGCTCGTCGGTGTCGGCGCGACCGCGCCGGCCGAGTACCGGCAGCAGCATGCCGACGCCGAAGTCGAAACCCTCCAGGATCAGGTAGCCGGTGAACAGCACCGCCACCGCGACGAACCAGACGTCGGCCATCATGCGTCCTTGTCTGCGAACGAGAGCCGCTCGGCGACCGGGTCGGGTGGAGCGACCGCGGGATCCGGCAGACCGGCCCGGATGAAGCGTCGCTGCAGGTAGAGCCAGACGATCCCGAGGACCGCGTAGACCACCGTGAACGCGATCAACGAGGTGAGCACGATGCCGGCGCTGTGGTCGGACACGGCCTGGGCGACGGTCAACCGCAGCAGCGGATCGCCGGTCGGATTGGGCGCGACCACCCAGGGCTGACGGCCCATCTCGGTGAACACCCAGCCGGCACTGTTGGCCAGGAACGGCGTCGGCAACGCGAGCAGACAGAGCAGCGCGAACCAGCGTTGCCGGGGAAGCCGGCCCCGACGGGTCAGCCACAGCCCGGCCAACGCCAGTGCACCGGCACCGGCGGACAGACCGATCATCACTCGGAACGACCAGTAGGTGACGAAGAGGTTGGGCCGATAGTCGCCTGCCCCGAACTTCTGCTCGTACTCCTGCTGCAGATCGACCACCCCGGCCAGCTCGACGCCGGACAGCTTGCCCTCGGCCAGCCAGGGCAGCACGCCGGGGAGCTCTATCAGGTGGGTCACGCTGTCGCAGTTGTTGTGCGTACCCACCGTGAGCACCGAGAACTCCGGGTCCACGCCGCCGTGGCACAGCGATTCGGCCGAGGCCATCTTCATCGGCTGCTGCTGGAACATCAGCTTGCCCTGGGTGTCGCCGGTCAGGACGACACCGATTCCGGCGGCGACGATCACGACCGCGCCCAGCCGCACGACCGGGCGCCAGACCGGGTCGCCGGAGCGGACCAGCCACCAGCCGGCAACCCCCGCGACGAAGACCCCCGCGGTGAGCCACGCACCGGCCACGGCGTGCGGGAACGCGGCGAGCGCGGTGTTGTTGCCGAGCAGCGCACCGAGGTCGGTCAGCTCGGCGCGGCCGGTCTCCGGGTTGTACCGGGCGCCGACCGGATGTTGCATGAACGAGTTGGCCGCGATGATGAAGTACGCGGAGGCACTCACCCCGACTGCGACCAGCCAGATCGTGGCGAGGTGGATCCACTTGGGTAGCCGATCGCGGCCGAAGATCCACAGTCCGAGAAAAGTCGATTCGAGAAAGAAGGCGACCAGGCCCTCCAGCGCGAGCGGTGCGCCGAAGACGTCGCCGACGAATCGGGCGTACTCGCTCCAGTTCATCCCGAACTGGAATTCCTGCACGATCCCGGTGGCGACGCCGAGCGCGAAATTGACCAAGAAGAGGGTGCCGAAGAACCGGGCCATCCGGTCCCAGTGCGCGGCGCCGGTGACCGTATAGACGGTCTGCATCCCGGCGACCAGCGGGGCCAGACCGATGGTCAGCGGGACGAACAGGAAGTGGTAGACGGTGGTGATGCCGAACTGCCACCGCGAGATGTCCAGCACGCTCATCCCTGCATCACCTCGACCCCTCGTTTACTACGGTTCGTAGTAGATACTACTACGAACCGTAGTGGTTGCAGGTCGGGCCGGCTCGCCGGTCAGGCGACCGATTCCGGCGGCACCTCGTTGCGCGAGCGACCCACCTCGACGACCGCGCGATCCACCAACGCGGCAAACTCGGCACCGTCGGCGACCACCGGCAGGGTGAGCCCGTCCAAGGTGTGCACCCGGGCCGCCAAGCGCACGCTGGAGACCAGCCACAGCCCGTCCGCAGTGATCAGATCGGCCGGGAACAACGGCGCATAGGCACAGTCGTAGCCGGACATGCCGGCGACCTCGAACAAGGCCCGCTGCGTGGTTCCGGACAAGATGCCGAACTTCGGCGGCGGGGTGACCATCCGCTTGCCCTTCACCATCACCACGGTTGCCGTCGGCCCCTCGAGTACCCGACCCTCGCTGCTGATGAAGATCACGTCGTCGGCGCCGCATCGCTCGGCGAACCGCTGTGCCGCCATGTTCGTCGCGTAGGACAACGTCTTGGCCCCGAGCAACTGCCAGGGCGCGGATTGGCCCAGCTCGATCGAGTGCCCGCGGGTCAACGTCATCGCCGAGATGCCGTCCCGACGAGCGGCGACCACCCGGTCGGTGACCGGGCCCACCAGCACATAGCCGGTCTGCGGACCGCCCGACTCCCGACCACGGCTGAGCACCAGCCGCATCATCCCTTCCTGCTCGGCACCCCACTCGGCCGCGGCGCGCTCGACCGCCGATCGCCAGACACCGAGATCCGGACCGGGCAATTCGATCGCCTCGGCGGAAAACTTGAGCCGACCCAGATGCAATTCGATGGCGCAGGCCCGCCCGGCCCGCACCAACACCGTTTCGAACACGCCGTCGCCGCGGAGCGCAGCAAGATCATCGGCATAGAGGAACGGGCGTTCCGCATCGTGCACCTTGCCGTCCAACGTCACAAGAACCCGATCTAGCATGCTGCGAGCGTAAGCGACCGGGGTCGATATCCAGCGCAGGTAACTGCATGTCAGCACACACACTTGCACCTCGCATTACCTGCCTGTCCCAGCCCCCGACACCGATCCACCCCCGAAAAACGGGTCCGGTGCGGCTATTTTCCGGCATTACCGCCGCCCGGTCGACGTGCCGCCCATCGGGTCGCCGGCCCACGGTTCGCTCGACCGGCGGAATCGGTTCGCCGACCCGGCCGGCTGGCCACATCGACGATCGCAACATAAGATTCTTTATGTCATGCCGGATCGCCGAAGGAGAACCCGTGCGTCAAACCGTGACTCGTGCAGACTATTTCGAAGCGGCCTTGCGGATCCTCGCCACGGACGGCCACCGCGCGCTCAAGATGTCCGCGCTCTGCAAGATGCTGGGCGTCACGACCGGATCGTTCTACAACTACTTCGGCAACTGGGCCGAGTTCACCCCACAATTGCTCGACTATTGGGAGAAAGAGCAGACGGTTCGGATCGACGAGCTGTCGAACCGAGCCGCAACACCGAGTGCCCGAATCTCGGTCCTGAAAGAACTCGCCAGCCAGCTGCCGCACGAGTCCGAGACCGCCATTCGGGCCTGGAGCAATGCCGACCCCCTCGTCGCCACCTTTCAGAAGCGGGTCGACCAGGAACGGCTCGCCGCATTGCGCGGGGCGATCGCCGACATCGTGCCCGACCCCGCGATGACGGACCTGCTGGCCGTGATGGGCGTCGGGCTGCTCGTCGGCGTGCAGTCGATCCGGTCCCCGGTCGACCGGGGCGAGCTGCATCGCGTTCTCGACGAGTACGAGCGAGCGTTGCTCCGGCACGCCGCACTGATCGACTGACCGCTCCGACAAGGTTTGACGCCCCCGAAGATCGGCGGCAAACCTCTGGCGGAGGAACATAATATAAGTTATCTTTTAATAGCGGAAAGGAGTTCTCATGTACCTCACCCAGGCGCTGCATCGATGGGCAGCCACCACCCCCGACCGACCCGCGACCAGCTACGGCGGCCGCTCCCGGACCTATGCCGAGGTCCGGGACCGGGTCGCCCGATCGGCCGCCGGACTGCGGGCCACCGGCGTCGCCGCCGGCGATCGGGTCGGCATCCTCGCCCTGAATTCCGATCGCTACGTCGAAGCGATTCATGCCGTCCCGTGGGCGGATGCCGTGCTGAACCCGGTCAACATCCGCTGGAGCCCGGCCGAGATCGCCTACTCGCTGGCCGACTCCGGCACCCGCACGTTGATCGTCGACGACCTGTTCGCCCCGGCGGTACCGGCGATCCAGGCGCTCTACCCGGACCTGACCACGGTGATCCATGCCGGGGACGGACCCACCCCCGAGTTC
Above is a genomic segment from Skermania piniformis containing:
- a CDS encoding aminodeoxychorismate lyase — its product is MLDRVLVTLDGKVHDAERPFLYADDLAALRGDGVFETVLVRAGRACAIELHLGRLKFSAEAIELPGPDLGVWRSAVERAAAEWGAEQEGMMRLVLSRGRESGGPQTGYVLVGPVTDRVVAARRDGISAMTLTRGHSIELGQSAPWQLLGAKTLSYATNMAAQRFAERCGADDVIFISSEGRVLEGPTATVVMVKGKRMVTPPPKFGILSGTTQRALFEVAGMSGYDCAYAPLFPADLITADGLWLVSSVRLAARVHTLDGLTLPVVADGAEFAALVDRAVVEVGRSRNEVPPESVA
- a CDS encoding TetR/AcrR family transcriptional regulator, whose amino-acid sequence is MRQTVTRADYFEAALRILATDGHRALKMSALCKMLGVTTGSFYNYFGNWAEFTPQLLDYWEKEQTVRIDELSNRAATPSARISVLKELASQLPHESETAIRAWSNADPLVATFQKRVDQERLAALRGAIADIVPDPAMTDLLAVMGVGLLVGVQSIRSPVDRGELHRVLDEYERALLRHAALID